The window CCTGTGTCCGCAGAGGAGGGTTTCTCACCCGGGCGCTGCTGACACCCGAGGGCAGGGTGCGCTGGGCGTGGGGCCGCCCTGTGCGCTGCAGGGCGTTCCCGCCTCCAGGCCTCCAGCCGCTCGAGGCCCTGGTGCCTCCCGCTGCCCCAGGTCGTGGCATCTGAACCTCAGATGTCGTCGCACGTCACCTGGGGCTGGGGGCACAGCCCTGACGGAGAATACGggcaaacacacagacacacgtgtGTGAGAAGGCACGTGTGCGTGACTGAGGACAGACACAGGCGAGGAGCAGCTGGCACCCTTGGCTGCTTGTGACCGAGCCCTCAAAGCACGACAGAGGAGGGCGATGCTCCCCCGAGTGTCCTCGTCCCTGGAGGCGCAGACCCGCGAGGGCCCACCGTCTGGTCGTCCCCCCAGAGCCCAGGGCTCTCATGGCCTGTCTCCCACAAGGCTTGCCCTCAGAGCCCCAGTCCCACCAAGCTGTGATGTCTGACCTCCGCTAGGAGTCAGCGGTACCTGAGGACTGTTCCTCCTGGagcaagcattttattttaaagtgcaCCTGGTTTTTTAAGGTAGCGGATATAGCTTAGCCGGAGACTCTCAGCGTGAGTCAGAGGGTCTGCCAGCAGGGGAGCCGGGACCCCCAGGACAAGCTGCAGGCAAGCAGGCTTTCTCCTTGGCTCAGCCCAGCCTGCTTAGGGTACAGTCCGCGCTCCAGGTCTGAAGGACAGCTGCTTAAGAATCGGCTAAGGTTTTTTCCCTTTTGCCACTAGAGAAGGGGAACGTGCCTTGTTGCTCTATGTCAGAAACTCCAAGCACCACGCTCTTCctgtgccccctgcccaccccggAAAATCCAGTCCTGGACCAGCTCCGCACAGCTCGTGACCCTGAACCCGAACTCgaacctcccctctcctcccccgtCCCGGGCCGACCATGCACTCTGCCGCTGGCCTCACCAGTGGCGCTTCAAGGATTCCCCACAAAGCTTCCAAGCCAGGATGCACTTGCAGCAGCGAAGCACCCAGCCTCTCGGAAGTTGCCCCGTGGGTCTGCCACTCCTGCCTGGCAACTTAGAGGGTGCAGGGCCTTCATTCTGTGTGGGAGGGAGCAGAAGAGGGACAGTGTGCCGAAGATGTAGAAGCAGAGATAAAGGGAGATATGAAAGCAACAAGGAAATTGTTGCCAGGCAATATGCCTGGTTGTCAAAGAGACAGAGGCGTCGTCAGTAATAACCCACGAGCCATCTTCAATAGCAGCCCGTAAATCCCTGAGCTGGAAAATGTCTGTGTCGGGAGGGGTAACGGcaaacagttctccaaagaaccAAAGCATTGAGCTCCCCGCCCCGTTCCGTAAATATGGACCTTGCTGTAAGCAAAGAAAGCTTACCAAGAGCTTTATTCATTGTTGTAACAAAACTGGTTGATCTGCTCAGAAAGAGAAGTTTCCTGTGTAACTAACTGGTCACAGAGCTGCTCACACTCAGAGTCTTTCTTAACACCCAGGAGAGAAGAGCCGGCCAGAGAGACAGAAACCCAATGCTTCACTGGaggaacatatttattttttatttgactggCGTGTAGCTGGTTTAGGAGGTGTTAACTTCTGCTGTGCAGCAGCGTGACCCGGGTATGCACGCAGACGTATGTAGCTGTTTGTATTCTTTCCCATACGGTTTATCAGAGGGTGTTGAATATGGGTCCCTCTGCTCCCCAGCAGGACCCTGTCGTTTATCTGGGGAGTATTTTATCGTCACGGGAGCGCACAGCCAGTACAGACCTTCCATCCTCAAGGCTGGTGCTTCCTCCACAAGGCAGGATGTCATTCAAAACAGACTTATCACGGGCTCCACACACAATGtgttgtgtgtatgttagtcactgggtttccttggtggctcagtggtaaagagggaatttcctgcaatgcagcaaagccgggtttgatccctgggtcaggcagatccctggagaaggaaatgacaacacactccggtattcttgcctggagaatcccatggacagaggagcccggcgggctacagtccatggggtcacaaaaagttggacacgacagagactAACACGACACAATGTCTATATATACCCACAAAATGTAAGATTAAGTAAACTCAGAGTACACAGAGAAGACTCCTCCAGGTCTGTAGAAAGTAGAGGAGAGGGCACCCTGGCAGGGCTGTGGTCTTCAGAAGGCTGAGAGATCACTGTTTCTTGCTTTGAGTGTTGAATACATGGGTGAGTTCACTTTGTGGAACATGTTTGAGCTATCCTACTTACAGGCGTGGAAGGTACCGTGTAAACACTGGTTGATGCCTCAAAAATGGCATTTATCAAAATACCGACTTTTTTTTACATGTTTTCGAGCTTTCTGAAGTCAAATAAAGGTGATCCCTAGTTAGGAAAATTGATGGCTGCAATGATGAAACGAGCAAACGTCATCCAAAGGCAACAGAGCGAACAGAGTGGACCGTGTGGCAGTCAGCGGTCCCGGAATTCCCGGACCCCGCCCCGGGGACATCGCCGTTGCCTCGCCCTCCCCTCAGCTCTCACGCTCTGCTCTGCTGACTCCTTGAGGGAGACTGTCTCCTCAGTGGACATTACTGTCCACTTGAGTTAACTCACTTATggagtaaatatattttaattaaaaatacccaCAATGatgaaaaagcatcaatttttgaaaattagttCAGCAAGCAACAGCAGCAAATAGTGTAGGACGTAAAATACAGTAACAAATTAATGAGTTTAAAAGCCACGAACGGGAATTCcatggcaatccagtggttaggactccacgcttccactgcaggggtacGGCCTCATCTCTGGTAGGTCCCACAAGCCTGGAGGGGCTGCCAAAAGATTCCACCAAAGTCCTTACCTTTTGATATAGTGAGGTCATAGGAGAGCAATTGAAAATTTTAAGCATCTGCTGTTTTGCCTTGATAAACAGCTGGGTTTACTTTAAAATGGGAAAGTTGTTACACaaattcctgaatattttttttaccaatttttaCCCTATTTCCTAATGTATCAAACTTTGCACAGAACACTGAATTTGCAATGCGTTTAGTCtttgaaaactgacttttaaaaatattgtgcaATAATAAAACATCGACACTTCTAATTTACAGGAAACTTTTATGTATCTGCTGAAGCAAAGATCTTACTACCAGGATTTGTTGTAACAGACATTTGCAAAACACAGGAAGGGCTGGTGTAAGAACTTCAGGAAAACCTCTTTGAGGAACTTTCTCTTGCTGTGCAGGCTGGGCTGTTCATGGTCTCCCCCGTGAGCTGGAAAATCACCTTTGTTCCTTGACTCCTGTGAGACGGCACACTACACCTCACCTGTTGGCAGAGACTGGTTTCCTCATTCCACAGGGCTCTGCCATACCCTGTAGGCGGGGCTGCGGTCACACAAGCCACCAACTGTTTTTTCAGGTCGGAAAGTATCCGGTGTCGCAATTCCGTGCATGTAATTTGAACCCCAAGAGGTTAGATGAAGAAATGCTTTTCCACTTTATAACCCGTATATGTCTCAGAGCCATCCACCTTCCGAGGTCAAAGTATGAGATCCTTTGCAAGTCCTGGGAGGTTTCTGAACAGACAGATGCATCCTCTGGCACCCTTGTGTGCAGAGATCTCAGCTCTTAGCAGTgacccgggaggggctggggcactggAGATGTGCCTTGGAGATGTGATAGCTCGGCAGGTCCTGCCGCAGGGCCGTCCACCCACTCTTCCCAGGCAACCCCAGGTTATATGCTGCGTCTCAAACGTGAGTGTGTTTGAGATTGCAAAGTTATTGAAGATTTCCTTTAAACTGGCCGAGATTCACAGCTGAGCGAGAAAACACAGTATTACTAGTGAAGGGCGAGCATCTCTTCCAAAAGCTTCGAGTGCACTCAAATTCCCCTGGGCGGTTCTTGGTGATGCATCAGGAGGAGGTCTAATCCAAGGCCCCAGGCAGCTTCCTCCCTCCCGTCTGCAGCCTGAAGACCGCACCGCTCACCTTAAAGTACAAACATCGAGTGTGGAGCACCATGCCTGGCCCCATGTGGGACTTGGAATCTGGGAACTGACGTATCTGTTTGAAATCATGTTGAATGTCAGCTCTTTAAACATGATTCTGCCctagacagggcttcccaggtggctcagcaggaaagaatctgcctgcaatgcaggagacgcgggctgaatccctgggttgggaagatcccttggaggaggaaatggcaacccactccagtattcttgcctgagaaatcccacggacagaagaagcTGGTGGGCCTACAGTCCCacaggggttgcaagagtcagtcaccacttggcaactaaaccaccaaccaccacagCCCAGacgctttttttcccccttcttttcctcTGAAGTGTCTTCTTACTGACTTCTCTGGGTTTTTTATCTTCCCTTTTGCATTCTTCCATCCTTTTGTCTTTCTggattacatttttctttctgaaagaagTTGTGGATAATTTCTCCTGATCTGACCAGTCATAGTTTCTCTCTCTTGCCATCTGTAATTTGCTAATAAATCTTACCCATTTAGTACGTCATTCTTAACTGTGTTTTTGAGCTCTAGAATTTCTGTCTCATTTTTGAGACTGATTTAAGCTTCCAGTTATCCGCTGAGATGTTTACCCTTGCCTTCTGTCTTGCTGATCAGGGATGACAGTGTTGTTTTGTGATTTGTGCGTGATGGTTCTTATAGCGGGAGCCTCAGGACCTGCGCTTCTATCCTCTGTGTTTCTGTGTGCTGGTTTATGTTGTCATGGCTCAGGAGGGTGTCTTCAGGACAGACCAGGTGTCACCCATCCAGTTACCTTCGACTGTATGCTGGATGTTGTATAAGAAAAGCTGCTTATAAAAAGTCATTTGAAGTTTATGGGTAATCTTTCTGCCCCTGGGTTGTAGCAAACCAGGATGAATATAACCCAATTCTAgggcctggaattttccaggctgtcTGACGACTTCAGCAGGGCTGCATTCTGCAATGGTTCACTCATACCTTAGGGTGTCAGGAGGTTGAATGGGGCCCTCACTCTTGATGGGTCCAAACTCAGGCTCCCTAGCCTAGCACAGTGCCAAAACCCCCACATCACACCTCATAGATCTCTTATGGGTTGGGAGATGCCCCAGCCCCTGCTGGGTCTTGGGCTCAGTGTTTCTCCATGATCAAGTCAACCTTCCCCCGAGGGGCTGCCATgtatttttttggttttccagttggtcTCCAGAGGTTTCTGGGTTATCTCATTCATCATTATGAGAGGTGGACGTTCTCCACATCAAATATgaactgggggacttccctggtggtccagtggttgggactccacactctcactgccaGGGCCACAAGGGCACCGATTCCTTCCCTGGTTGCTACGGGCAGtgagaccagaaaaaaaaaaaagaatcagatctagtccctgctCTCGAATTTCCTAGTTGTTCTGACTACAATAGCTGATGGTAGTCCAGGGGCCTGTTCCCTCAAATACAAAAAGGGAGGATTTGAGCAGAGCTGCTTGGGCCCATGTAACTCGATCAACACGACCTCCTCTAAATCGCTGAGTAGATGTTGGACTGAGGAGCAAAAAGAGACAGACCACTGTGGCTTTCCTCCTGGTCCCTGTAGCCACGAGGCCTTGGATGGCAGGCGCTAGGGAGAACCGTAAGAAAGGAGGAGAAACGCCTGCCAACGTGAGGCCTGCTGGGATTCTGTTGCTGTGCTGTGCAGTCACTCCGTATCAGCCAGATGTAAGCACAGGTCCGGCCAAGAACCTGCTTCTGCAGTCTTGGCTTGCCCGAGATCAGGGAGAAATAAGAAGAGGACTGAGGTCAGTCTGGTTTGCACGATCTTAGGAAACTTTATTAACCAACCCAACAGCTTCATGAGAGCAAGAAGCAGCAATTCAAGGCACATTCCAAGAAGAACATTGACAAAGACTGACATTCATCAAATAGCACCCTGCCACCGCTTCCTCTACAGCCTTGCATAAAGCTGTCCTGTTACCATAAAGACGTGTGCCAGGTGATGGACATCAAGAGCCTTCATCAGAAAACAGGGGAGAAGGCAGTGAGCAGTGAGATCCTGTTGCCATTTCTTGGCTTCTTTCCTGATAAGACACCTACTGCCTGACTCCTTGTGTCCCTCATAGCGCACATCCGGAGGAGCACGGGAGAACAGACAAGGGAGGGTGTGGGTTACCGCCAGGCCGGAGGGCTGGACGCAGGGTCAGAGACCTCGCCAAGGCAGGGCTGTCTCAACCCTGGGCCTCAATGGGGGCGCTCGCCTGGATTTCAACTGAGTATCTGTTGAAGCCTCCCCTCAGCTATCAGGACATCTCTCTACTGCGGCTTCCAAAAGTCTATCTCTAAAAGCAGATGACGGCGTGACCACTGTCCCCCACGGCTCTCAGGAAAGTATAGCAACTTCCTAGACTGCTACATTGTCAAGGATCTACAcatctgatttttctctttttttaactcaGTGCATTCAAGAGAAATCACGggatttttttcagtataaaaaaagaagagataccCATGCCAAGTGTGAACAGCCAACAGAGCTGAGCTTACAAAGGAGGTTAAAGATTCATTAAAGAAAAGTACTTTATGGGTAAAGATATATGCGAATGGTCCCCATCTAAAGGGCAGGCAAAGAGCTTAGGCTTGACCTTGCATTAACGTCCCTAGCTTCTATGGGGAGGAAAGCCTGCCTAGAAACAGGATGTGCGAGGAGGGCTTGTGCtggatgaagaagatgaaagGGTGGTCGGCAACGAACTCCTCCTCTGGCATCAGCATGGCGAACTCGGTGAGGACTCCCGTGGCGGCCGCCGCCTCCGTGCCCTCCTCGTGCACGTCCACGACGGACTTATGGACCACCTTGGATATGAAGAGGTCCCTGGCCCCCGACATGCCGGACAGGTCCGCCTTGCTGCTGAAGAGATCCCGTGCACCCAGGCGGGCCAGGGGCTCGTTGAGGTCGTAACTCTCCTCCAGCTTGAACCTAGGCAGCTGGACCCTGACCTCAAGGAGGTCTAGGCTCTCGGGTCGGGTCCACTCCCGCAGCTTCTCCAGAGTCAGCTGTTGCTCAATCTGGAAGAGAATGAGCGAAAAGAAGAGCTGAAACCATTCTATGGAAGTCAGTCGACAAGGTGTTCTTTAGATGAACGGACCATCCTACCCACTGCTCACTGGTTTCCTTCATGTTTGCACCAAAACAGGTTCCACCTGGGGACTTCACACCGTTCCGGCTGCTGGTGATAATAAACAGAGCCGCGTTCCCAGGCACCAAGGCCCCCGTCTGGACACGAGGCCCGGGAACCACCCGCCCCACCCAGGACTGACTGCGCCTCTGCCATGCTGGACCACCGCCACCATGGCTGTTAATACCCTAACCGACTGAGTGACACAGGgtaatttttaaagctttcttcTATGTCTTCTATTTATCTGAGTCCCAGTGGTCGCTGGGTTATTTGTAAACCTCACACAGCGGAAGTTGTCCTGATGGACATAGCtcatgaagctgaagctccaatacttaggccccctgatgccaagagccgactcattggaagagaccctgatgctgggaagattgagggcgggaggagaaggggacgacagaggatgagatggttggatggcatcaccgactcgacggacatgagtttgagcaaactctgggagatattgaaggccagggaagcctggcgtgctgcggtccacggggttgcaaagagtcggacacgagttatcgactgaacaacaagaagcagCACACTGGTAAAACCAGAAACAGACCTAGTCCCTCGTCTAAAGTGGGGAAACCGTAGCACGTGCTCGAGCCCTGCTCCAAGTGCCGGATCACCCCGCAGAGAACGCGGGCGCACAGTGTGAGCTGTGTGAGCCCAGCTCCTGCGGCCGCCCTGTTACTCCTGCTTCACTGGGACAGAGCCACGCCACACTgccctgctgatgctgctaatcCCGGACTGTCTATGTTAGAGTCAGGAAGGGACAACCATGGAAATACAGCTGAGAGCAGGAACAGCCAGCTTCTAACGCATGGTGTAGCTGCAGACGGCTAATATCAGACCCCACTCAACAGGAAGTTTAGTTAGGAGGGGAAGGGCAAAGCACACAACAGGGCAGACACACGGAAGGAAAACTGCCCTCTTCACACTCCTGcctcttccacacacacacacacacacagtccgtGCACCACGCGGGGAGCGGGGCCGCACCTTCTTCAGCCCCGTGGCCTCGTCCTGGATGTCGTCCGGCAGCAGGATGACCATACTGAGGTCCTTGCCCTCGTAGGGCAGCTCCAGCACCCGGCACTTAAGGTCCTTGATGTAGCCAAAGGGAAACTTCTTCTTCTGATACATCATCTTCACCGTTTTCGTTTCTTTCTGAACAATCAGACCACAGATCGCCCATCATTATCCGCATGGCTTCGGAGCACAGAGTCATCTAGACAGTCGTCCGCCCTCACCTTATTCAGTCTGAAAGGCGCATCCTTGGTGGCCTCCACCATGAACTTCTCCTGCCACTTCCCTTTGAAATAGATGGCATTCACCAGCACCAGCTTCGTCAAGCTGTCAACCATACCTGAGGCCAACAGCTCCGGAATTTTCCCTAAAAAGACAaacttagctttttaaaaacccACCTATCAGAATTCCAAATTTGAAGGGACCTTTGATTAGCACtgtgcttccctcatagctcagttggtaaagtatctgcctgcagtgcaggagactggggttcaatccgtgggtcgggaacgacccacagagaaggaaatggcaacccactccagtatgcttgcctggaaaatcccatggacagaggagcctggtgggcagcaatccatggggtcacaaagagtcatgcacgactgagcaactaacacacttgatTAGCACTGAAATGCAATTCAAATGCTTCCTCCTACCCAAAGTCCTGTCACATGGCACTAAGTTAGCTAAGGCCCCCGGGGTGCTCCCACTGGAAATAAACCAGCTGGGAGGGACTTCCGTGGTGCTtgggtggttaagaatctgctttccaacgCAGGTGCTGCAGTTtacatccctggttggggaactaggatcccacaagtctcggggcagctaagcccacacaccacacctGGGGAGCGCACGCCACAATTAAGACCGGACAACTGGAGGGCAGATCAGGGGAAACACAAACTACCCCGGAGGGGTGATGCTTCGAAACAAGGTATTGGGTTAAAGggctaaaaacaggaaaaatctcCTTTTCTGGGATGTATGATAATCAGTGGGCCTCATTTGGAGACAGGCCATTCTTTATCAAGAAAGGGAAAATTTCTTAACTAAAGTGTTTCTAGTCACTAAGAAGTAAATCACTTCTTCAAATCATCCAAGTGGTCGCCTAACTCCCACAGGGAAGCTTTTAACAGACGTCTAAGAGGTAGGACAGCTCCTCCGCGGACACGTGGCCCACTCGTGGTGCGTGTGGCTGTGACGGCCGCTGTGGGTGTGGAAGGGACAGGTGTCCTGTGGGTGCCTTGACCATTCCGTGACTACGACAGAGACACGAACCAGAGACACGGCCTGACTCCTTAGACGAGGCGTTGGCGAAAACACTCCTGGCCACAGCGGCTTGTAGACATTGGATTGAGGTTTTGGTCCATTTATTCTACAGTCAATGTTAGTTTCAACTTTTAAGCGCAGTCTGGGGAACTTACAGGGAAGAAGCTTTTAGCACCTTCAATTAAACCATGTTTACGTTTCCACTTGGAGAGATTCCTGTGTTTGAAAGCTGTCTGGCCTGGGCAGTGAAGGTGGACCCCAGGGTCAGGCCCAGAGGCGAGGGAAGGGGAGGGTCCCCTGCAGGGGGAGAGGTGGGCGGAGGGAAGGAAGGACCCGGCGGACGGCCAGCGCCGCCCTCGCTCACCTCCCGTCTGCCCTTT of the Bubalus kerabau isolate K-KA32 ecotype Philippines breed swamp buffalo chromosome 3, PCC_UOA_SB_1v2, whole genome shotgun sequence genome contains:
- the SERPINB1 gene encoding leukocyte elastase inhibitor isoform X1, with protein sequence MGTRPLLTSDSEPQNEGHPVSLLEFASLVGSLTMEQLSAANTRFAVDLFLALTEHNPAGNIFISPFSISSALAMVFLGARGETAAQMSKALHFEGVEIHSGFQNLNAAINKRCAPYTLKLANRLFGEKSYDFLPEFLASTQRMYSAELASVDFLRASEEARKTINEWVKGQTGGKIPELLASGMVDSLTKLVLVNAIYFKGKWQEKFMVEATKDAPFRLNKKETKTVKMMYQKKKFPFGYIKDLKCRVLELPYEGKDLSMVILLPDDIQDEATGLKKIEQQLTLEKLREWTRPESLDLLEVRVQLPRFKLEESYDLNEPLARLGARDLFSSKADLSGMSGARDLFISKVVHKSVVDVHEEGTEAAAATGVLTEFAMLMPEEEFVADHPFIFFIQHKPSSHILFLGRLSSP
- the SERPINB1 gene encoding leukocyte elastase inhibitor isoform X2, with protein sequence MEQLSAANTRFAVDLFLALTEHNPAGNIFISPFSISSALAMVFLGARGETAAQMSKALHFEGVEIHSGFQNLNAAINKRCAPYTLKLANRLFGEKSYDFLPEFLASTQRMYSAELASVDFLRASEEARKTINEWVKGQTGGKIPELLASGMVDSLTKLVLVNAIYFKGKWQEKFMVEATKDAPFRLNKKETKTVKMMYQKKKFPFGYIKDLKCRVLELPYEGKDLSMVILLPDDIQDEATGLKKIEQQLTLEKLREWTRPESLDLLEVRVQLPRFKLEESYDLNEPLARLGARDLFSSKADLSGMSGARDLFISKVVHKSVVDVHEEGTEAAAATGVLTEFAMLMPEEEFVADHPFIFFIQHKPSSHILFLGRLSSP